From a single Maritimibacter sp. DP1N21-5 genomic region:
- a CDS encoding MarR family EPS-associated transcriptional regulator — MVTKRQAAREEARFRVLCLIAENPELSTREIAESVGVSNGSAYYLLKALAEKGFVKFESFMSSNHKGRYAYNLTPKGLSEKTRLTASFLSRKLEEYEALREEIAELRRDLEGDGLTMGDTR, encoded by the coding sequence TTGGTAACCAAACGCCAAGCGGCGCGCGAAGAGGCGCGGTTCCGGGTTTTGTGCCTTATTGCCGAAAACCCAGAGCTGAGCACCCGCGAAATTGCCGAAAGCGTGGGTGTGTCAAATGGCTCAGCCTATTATCTTTTGAAAGCGCTCGCTGAAAAGGGTTTTGTGAAGTTCGAGAGTTTCATGTCATCCAATCACAAGGGGCGCTACGCCTACAACCTTACCCCGAAGGGTCTATCCGAGAAGACTCGGCTGACAGCTAGCTTCCTGAGCCGCAAACTCGAAGAGTACGAGGCGCTAAGGGAAGAGATTGCCGAGCTTCGGCGTGATCTCGAGGGAGACGGCCTGACCATGGGAGACACTCGGTGA
- a CDS encoding Ku protein, producing the protein MASSRPIWKGQLRLSLVSIPVEIHSATKSGARVSFRQIHGPSGKRVRYQKTVPGVGPVKSEEILKGYELGDDEYMLIEPEELDAIKLETKKTLELVQFVGNCEIPPLYFDRPYYVVPTDDLAEDAYRVVRDALRQSEKIGLGQLTMRGKEYLCAIRPCGDGLLLETLHYADEIREADPLFSEIEDDPADKELLSVATELIDRKTKAFSAENFEDHYDAALRDLIERKRKNKKTPRTKVGDSGSEEGSDNVVDLMSALKESLNKDGGKKKPAKSSKRSKSA; encoded by the coding sequence ATGGCGTCGTCACGCCCGATCTGGAAAGGCCAGTTGCGGCTCTCGCTCGTTTCAATCCCGGTGGAGATCCACAGCGCGACCAAGTCCGGGGCGCGGGTGTCGTTTCGGCAGATCCATGGGCCGTCGGGCAAGCGGGTCCGGTATCAGAAGACGGTGCCGGGGGTGGGCCCCGTCAAGAGCGAGGAGATCCTCAAAGGTTACGAACTGGGCGACGACGAATACATGCTGATCGAGCCGGAGGAGCTGGACGCGATCAAGCTCGAGACCAAGAAGACGCTGGAACTCGTCCAGTTCGTCGGCAACTGCGAAATCCCGCCGCTTTATTTCGATCGGCCCTATTACGTCGTCCCGACCGACGATCTGGCCGAGGACGCCTATCGCGTGGTTCGCGACGCCTTGCGTCAGTCCGAGAAGATCGGTCTTGGACAGTTGACGATGCGCGGAAAGGAGTACCTTTGCGCGATCCGGCCCTGTGGCGACGGATTGTTGCTGGAAACCCTCCATTACGCCGACGAGATTCGGGAGGCCGACCCGCTCTTTTCGGAGATCGAGGACGATCCGGCGGACAAGGAGCTTCTTTCGGTCGCCACCGAACTCATCGACCGAAAGACCAAGGCCTTCAGTGCCGAGAATTTCGAAGATCACTATGACGCCGCCCTGCGAGATCTCATCGAGCGGAAACGGAAGAACAAGAAGACCCCGCGCACGAAGGTCGGCGACAGCGGCTCCGAGGAGGGATCCGACAATGTGGTCGACCTGATGTCGGCGCTGAAGGAGAGCCTGAATAAGGACGGGGGCAAGAAGAAACCGGCGAAGTCCTCGAAACGCTCGAAGTCCGCCTGA
- a CDS encoding transcription termination/antitermination protein NusG, whose translation MTPDTKTTWYLVQIKPNSLRVAERNLVRQGFEVFAPLTAETKRSRSGFVERTTLLFPGYMFVAVTPETKSWSTVNSTNGVSRVVKTADRPSPVPGELIDQLRARCDLDGLLKPLETLEPGTNVLVSTGPFAEFIGQVEQMAPDQRVWVLIDMMGRTTRVALPRDGLTST comes from the coding sequence ATGACCCCTGACACAAAAACGACTTGGTACCTCGTCCAGATCAAGCCCAACAGTCTGCGGGTCGCGGAGCGAAACCTCGTGCGTCAGGGGTTCGAGGTCTTCGCGCCCCTGACGGCAGAGACCAAGCGCAGTCGGTCAGGCTTCGTCGAGCGAACAACCCTGCTCTTCCCAGGCTACATGTTCGTAGCGGTAACTCCCGAGACCAAGAGCTGGAGCACGGTGAACTCGACCAATGGAGTAAGCAGGGTCGTCAAGACGGCCGATCGTCCGTCACCGGTGCCAGGCGAACTCATAGACCAGTTGAGAGCCCGATGCGACCTCGACGGCCTTCTGAAGCCCCTCGAAACACTGGAACCCGGCACCAACGTGCTGGTCTCGACGGGTCCCTTTGCCGAATTCATCGGGCAGGTCGAACAGATGGCTCCGGACCAGCGCGTCTGGGTCCTGATCGACATGATGGGGCGCACGACTAGGGTGGCCCTACCACGCGACGGGCTGACGTCGACCTGA
- a CDS encoding phosphatase PAP2 family protein — MLRWVISLVTAVGLAAPAWSEGTYELPERVQIVPRLTYYSALPEVYFRDTGESRWTKSGRVLNETIGGVRGVSNDLFDIATAPVRKPVLFGAAAVGTAFLVLNDYEFTSFYQDKIEPIFDGFDLPPIVNAGQLADEDEFLLAGIAATYAYGFAFNDERAQVAAVLSSKAIAYSYLTSHVLLKPVFGRARPTPNLSSYPKGSTTAAMPTHFTADPYRWRESGGIQFRAAAQGTSFPSYHYTQFFAAARVYSGVYDNSLLPYAAATLLSVSNIRGHRHWVSDMAAGAFLGTVIGQVVLNNYSERRGISFDAMPSVSRDGAGITFTMNF; from the coding sequence ATGCTTCGGTGGGTCATTAGTCTTGTTACTGCCGTGGGCCTTGCCGCACCGGCATGGAGCGAGGGCACGTATGAGCTGCCGGAGCGGGTGCAGATTGTTCCCAGGCTGACATACTACAGCGCTCTGCCAGAGGTGTATTTCCGCGACACCGGGGAGTCGCGCTGGACGAAATCCGGGCGTGTGCTGAATGAAACGATCGGCGGCGTACGTGGCGTGTCCAACGATCTGTTCGACATCGCGACAGCGCCGGTGCGTAAACCCGTGCTGTTTGGTGCCGCCGCGGTCGGCACGGCGTTCCTCGTCTTGAACGACTATGAGTTCACGTCCTTCTACCAAGACAAGATCGAGCCGATTTTCGACGGCTTTGACCTGCCGCCGATCGTGAATGCTGGCCAGCTGGCAGACGAGGATGAGTTCCTGTTGGCTGGGATCGCCGCGACCTATGCCTACGGTTTTGCCTTCAATGACGAACGTGCCCAAGTCGCCGCCGTCCTGTCGAGCAAGGCGATCGCTTATTCCTATCTGACGTCTCACGTGCTGCTTAAGCCGGTGTTTGGTCGGGCACGCCCGACACCCAACCTGTCGAGCTACCCAAAAGGCAGCACGACGGCGGCGATGCCGACGCACTTCACGGCAGATCCGTATCGCTGGAGGGAAAGTGGCGGCATCCAGTTCAGGGCAGCCGCACAGGGCACGTCTTTTCCGAGTTACCACTACACGCAGTTTTTCGCTGCTGCGCGTGTCTACTCGGGCGTATATGACAACTCGCTGCTTCCCTACGCGGCGGCAACCCTTTTGTCGGTATCCAATATCCGCGGACACCGCCACTGGGTCAGCGATATGGCTGCCGGCGCCTTCCTCGGCACCGTCATTGGACAAGTAGTCTTGAACAATTACTCCGAACGCCGTGGCATTTCCTTCGACGCCATGCCCAGCGTTTCGCGCGACGGCGCGGGCATTACCTTTACCATGAACTTCTGA